One Helicobacter pylori NQ4053 genomic region harbors:
- a CDS encoding TonB-dependent receptor, producing MFLRSYPKLRYALCLPLLTETCYSEERTLNKVTTQAKRIFTYNNEFKVTSKELDQRQSNEVKDLFRTNPDVNVGGGSVMGQKIYVRGVEDRLLRVTVDGAAQNGNIYHHQGNTVIDPGMLKSVEVTKGAANASAGPGAIAGVIKMETKGAADFIPRGKNYAASGAVSFYTNFGDRETFRSAYQNAHFDIIAYYTHQNIFYYRSGATAMKNLFNPTQADKEPGTPSEQNNALIKMNGYLSDRDTLTFSWNMTRDNATRPLRSNAIGLAYPCEAPFSPDGAQGCPNVLDSFTRYMYHSINSANNLSLQYKREAGNSFGDPRLDFTLYTSIRNAQFDPLFDPNGVYAKFPTSLASAWERENYPCVEGGYCTPSFSDVDKPSSQPRNLFLNNTGLNLKVAHVIDEATDSLFEYGFNYQNLSVFDARIPKSELYRPNQVYTDDKGQKQIACSLVDNNPNDPTLCQRGKANGNIYGGYVQANYSPHKIITFGAGVRWDAYTLYDKDWNHRYTQGFSPSAALVLSPIEPLSLKITYSQVTRGVMPGDGVYMRQNDLRYAKNIKPEVGSNAEFNIDYSSQYFSGRAAAFYQALDNFISQYAQNLIVTNLNQAIRIYGYEVGGTFRYKGVSLNVGISRTWPTTRGYLMADSYELAASTGNVFIIKLDYTIPKTGINLAWLSRFVTGLDYCGFDIYLPDYGTAEKPKTPTDLAKCGSKLGLVHMHKPGYGVSNFYINWSPKTKSRWKGLLLSAVFNNVFNKFYVDQTSPYVMSPDMPGTDAIKRAIAEPGFNARFEVAYKW from the coding sequence ATGTTTTTAAGATCATACCCAAAGCTTAGATACGCTTTATGTTTGCCCCTACTCACTGAGACTTGCTATAGTGAAGAGCGGACTTTAAACAAGGTTACCACCCAAGCCAAAAGGATTTTCACTTACAATAATGAGTTTAAGGTTACTTCTAAAGAATTGGATCAACGCCAAAGCAATGAAGTCAAAGACCTGTTTAGGACTAACCCTGATGTGAATGTGGGCGGAGGGAGCGTGATGGGGCAGAAAATCTATGTGAGAGGCGTTGAAGACAGGCTTTTAAGGGTTACGGTGGATGGGGCTGCACAAAATGGCAATATCTACCACCACCAAGGCAACACCGTGATTGACCCTGGCATGCTCAAAAGCGTGGAAGTTACTAAAGGCGCGGCGAATGCGAGTGCGGGGCCAGGAGCGATTGCGGGAGTGATTAAAATGGAGACTAAAGGAGCGGCTGATTTTATCCCTAGGGGGAAAAATTATGCAGCGAGTGGGGCGGTGAGTTTTTATACTAATTTTGGGGACAGGGAGACTTTTAGATCGGCTTATCAAAATGCACATTTTGACATTATCGCTTACTACACACACCAAAATATTTTCTATTATAGGAGCGGTGCTACAGCGATGAAAAACCTTTTCAATCCCACACAAGCCGATAAAGAGCCAGGAACCCCTAGCGAACAGAACAACGCTTTGATTAAAATGAATGGCTATTTGAGCGACAGAGACACGCTCACTTTCAGCTGGAACATGACACGAGATAACGCTACACGCCCTTTAAGGAGCAACGCTATAGGGTTAGCCTATCCTTGTGAAGCCCCTTTTAGCCCTGATGGCGCTCAAGGGTGTCCTAATGTGCTAGATAGTTTCACTAGATACATGTATCACTCCATTAATAGCGCTAACAATCTTTCATTACAATATAAAAGAGAGGCGGGAAATTCTTTTGGCGACCCACGATTAGATTTTACCCTTTATACAAGCATCAGGAACGCTCAGTTTGATCCTTTATTTGATCCTAATGGCGTTTATGCCAAATTCCCCACTTCTTTAGCGAGTGCATGGGAAAGAGAAAATTACCCATGCGTTGAAGGCGGGTATTGCACCCCAAGCTTTTCTGATGTGGATAAACCAAGCTCACAACCTAGAAATCTGTTTTTAAACAACACCGGCTTAAACCTTAAAGTCGCGCATGTGATTGATGAAGCCACAGACAGCCTTTTTGAATACGGATTCAACTACCAAAATTTAAGCGTTTTTGACGCTCGTATCCCTAAATCAGAATTATACAGGCCTAATCAAGTCTATACTGATGATAAAGGACAAAAACAAATCGCTTGCTCTCTTGTGGATAATAACCCCAATGACCCTACGCTATGCCAAAGAGGGAAAGCGAACGGGAATATTTATGGAGGCTACGTGCAAGCGAATTACTCGCCTCATAAAATCATCACTTTTGGAGCGGGGGTTAGGTGGGACGCCTACACGCTTTATGACAAGGATTGGAACCACCGCTACACTCAAGGCTTTAGCCCTAGCGCGGCTCTTGTGCTAAGCCCCATTGAGCCTTTATCTTTAAAAATCACTTATTCTCAAGTTACAAGGGGGGTTATGCCAGGAGATGGCGTGTACATGCGTCAAAACGATTTACGATACGCTAAAAACATCAAGCCTGAAGTGGGCTCTAACGCTGAATTTAATATTGATTATTCAAGCCAGTATTTTAGCGGGAGGGCTGCGGCGTTCTATCAAGCTTTGGATAATTTCATCTCACAATACGCGCAAAATTTGATCGTAACCAATTTAAATCAAGCGATTCGCATTTATGGCTATGAAGTGGGTGGGACTTTTAGATACAAGGGCGTGAGTTTGAATGTAGGGATCTCGCGTACCTGGCCCACCACTAGGGGGTATTTAATGGCGGATAGCTATGAGCTTGCCGCAAGCACCGGTAATGTTTTTATCATTAAATTGGATTACACCATCCCCAAAACAGGGATCAATCTTGCATGGCTTAGCCGCTTTGTTACCGGTTTGGATTATTGCGGGTTTGATATTTATTTGCCCGATTATGGGACGGCTGAGAAACCCAAAACCCCTACCGATTTAGCCAAATGCGGATCTAAATTAGGGTTAGTGCATATGCACAAACCGGGCTATGGCGTGAGTAATTTTTATATCAATTGGAGTCCTAAAACCAAAAGCCGCTGGAAAGGTTTGTTGCTTTCAGCCGTGTTCAATAATGTTTTCAACAAATTCTATGTGGATCAAACAAGCCCCTATGTCATGAGCCCGGATATGCCAGGCACTGACGCTATTAAAAGAGCGATCGCCGAGCCTGGTTTTAATGCGCGTTTTGAAGTGGCTTACAAATGGTGA
- the ruvC gene encoding crossover junction endodeoxyribonuclease RuvC → MRILGIDPGSRKCGYAIISHASNKLSLITAGFINITTTRLQEQILDLIEALDCLLDRYEVHEVAIEDIFFGYNPKSVIKLAQFRGALSLKILERIGNFSEYTPLQVKKALTGNGKAAKEQVAFMVKRLLNITSEIKPLDISDAIAVAITHAQRLKLH, encoded by the coding sequence ATGCGTATTTTAGGAATAGACCCAGGCAGTAGGAAATGCGGGTATGCTATCATTTCTCACGCTTCTAACAAGCTTTCTTTAATCACGGCCGGGTTCATTAATATCACCACGACACGCTTGCAAGAGCAAATTTTAGACTTGATAGAAGCCTTAGATTGTTTATTGGATCGTTACGAAGTCCATGAAGTAGCGATTGAGGATATTTTCTTTGGGTATAACCCTAAAAGCGTGATCAAACTCGCGCAATTCAGGGGGGCGTTGTCCTTAAAGATTTTAGAAAGGATTGGTAATTTCAGCGAATACACGCCCTTGCAAGTCAAAAAAGCCCTAACTGGTAACGGGAAAGCCGCTAAAGAGCAAGTGGCCTTTATGGTCAAACGCTTGCTTAACATCACAAGCGAAATCAAGCCTTTGGATATTAGCGATGCGATAGCCGTTGCTATCACGCATGCGCAACGCTTAAAGCTCCACTAA
- a CDS encoding NYN domain-containing protein, producing MKANTIILVDWENFRRDIKQTKCVNYNIALDVIVTIRAFLLDDEWISRIYFYTTPPFDFEHALWDKRNDTLQNEKNPGTEMKIFTSSDIEEILQSSEATKWEKIYSDVENFQHDLASLDQVELRLGRTKLNAIRVEFDGSYRALLEQKQVDMLMGLDIQRIAFKKIADRILIFSKDTDLIPALKLARDEGLRVDIADLSNRLSLLSQDLKYNSDKVRKLSSNEVKDKLFSIRENLTKTNWALN from the coding sequence ATGAAAGCAAACACAATCATACTAGTGGATTGGGAGAATTTCAGGCGCGATATTAAACAAACAAAGTGCGTTAATTACAATATCGCTTTAGATGTGATCGTTACTATCAGGGCTTTTTTACTAGATGATGAATGGATCAGTCGTATTTACTTTTATACCACCCCACCCTTTGATTTTGAACATGCGTTATGGGATAAAAGGAATGACACGCTCCAAAATGAAAAAAATCCGGGAACAGAAATGAAAATCTTCACCAGTAGCGACATTGAAGAGATCTTACAAAGCAGTGAAGCGACTAAATGGGAAAAGATTTATAGCGATGTGGAAAATTTCCAACATGATCTCGCTTCATTGGATCAAGTGGAATTGAGGTTAGGGAGGACTAAGTTAAACGCAATAAGAGTGGAGTTTGATGGGAGTTATAGAGCGTTATTGGAACAAAAACAGGTGGATATGCTCATGGGTCTTGACATTCAAAGAATCGCCTTTAAAAAAATAGCTGATAGGATTTTGATATTTTCAAAAGATACGGATCTAATCCCCGCGCTCAAATTAGCCAGAGATGAGGGGCTAAGGGTGGATATTGCCGATTTATCTAACAGATTGTCTCTTCTTAGCCAGGATTTGAAATACAATTCGGATAAAGTGAGGAAATTGAGCAGTAACGAAGTCAAAGACAAGCTGTTTTCCATCAGAGAAAATCTCACTAAAACCAACTGGGCTTTAAACTAA
- a CDS encoding DUF3519 domain-containing protein: MKSIKKSHLDHTQALASYVSGSLGTLKVFLVWVRKLFSNPCLDNISTKILNNRKSELVLKTMFKSNGDYKNNKAYKEFSSTSLNANAKVPHRSSSHGGAKKNNT; this comes from the coding sequence ATGAAAAGCATTAAAAAGTCTCACCTTGACCATACACAAGCCCTTGCGTCTTATGTGTCAGGGTCTCTTGGCACACTCAAAGTGTTTTTAGTATGGGTTAGAAAGTTATTCTCCAACCCATGCCTTGACAATATTAGCACAAAAATATTAAATAATAGAAAGAGTGAATTAGTTTTAAAAACAATGTTCAAGAGTAACGGAGATTATAAGAATAACAAGGCTTATAAAGAATTTTCAAGCACCTCACTCAACGCTAATGCGAAGGTGCCACATAGGTCGAGTTCCCATGGTGGTGCTAAAAAGAACAATACTTAA
- the ruvA gene encoding Holliday junction branch migration protein RuvA: protein MIVGLIGVVEKISALEAHIEVQGVVYGVQVSMRTAALLQAGQKVRLKILQVIKEDAHLLYGFLEESEKILFERLLKINGVGGRIALTILSSFSPNEFENIIATKEVKRLQQVPGIGKKLADKIMVDLIGFFIQDENRPARNEVFLALESLGFKSTEINQVLKTLKPNLSIEAAIKEALQQLRS from the coding sequence ATGATAGTGGGTTTGATAGGGGTTGTGGAAAAAATTTCTGCTTTAGAAGCGCATATAGAAGTGCAAGGGGTTGTTTATGGGGTGCAAGTTTCTATGCGAACGGCTGCTTTGCTTCAAGCGGGCCAAAAAGTGCGTTTGAAGATCTTGCAAGTGATCAAAGAAGACGCGCATCTTTTATACGGGTTTTTAGAAGAGAGTGAAAAAATCCTTTTTGAAAGGCTTTTAAAAATCAATGGGGTAGGGGGGCGTATCGCTTTAACCATTCTTTCAAGCTTTTCGCCGAATGAATTTGAAAACATTATCGCCACTAAAGAAGTCAAAAGACTCCAGCAAGTCCCAGGTATAGGGAAAAAGCTCGCTGATAAGATCATGGTGGATTTGATTGGCTTTTTCATTCAAGATGAAAACAGACCCGCACGCAATGAGGTTTTTTTAGCCCTAGAGAGTTTGGGCTTTAAAAGCACTGAAATCAACCAAGTCTTAAAAACCCTAAAACCCAATCTCAGCATAGAAGCAGCGATTAAAGAAGCCTTACAACAACTGCGCTCTTAA
- the murJ gene encoding murein biosynthesis integral membrane protein MurJ, protein MLKKIFLTNSLGILCSRIFGFLRDLMMANILGAGVYSDIFFVAFKLPNLFRRIFAEGSFSQSFLPSFIRSSIKGGFASLVGLIFCGVLFIWCLLVALNPLWLTKLLAYGFDEETLKLCTPIVAINFWYLLLVFITTFLGALLQYKHSFFASAYSASLLNVCMILALFISKEKTHLEALYYLSYGVLLGGVAQILLHFYPLMELGLWDLLSKGLLGFKTKNANKKEYRLNRAKRDLKGFFKQFFPSVLGNSSAQIASFLDTTIASFLASGSVSYLYYANRVFQLPLALFAIAISTALFPSIAIALKNNQQDLILQRLQKAWFFLVGVLLFCSIGGIMLSQEITELLFERGQFSPKDTLITSQVFSLYLLGLLPFGLTKLFSLWLYAKLEQKKAAKISLISLFLGLVASLSLMPLLGVLGLALANSLSGLFLFVLTIKAFGFQLFLGIIKNLKSWLVILFLACVEILLLLAFKSWVTHLYLFYYFQGF, encoded by the coding sequence ATGCTAAAAAAAATATTTTTAACCAATAGCTTAGGGATTTTATGCTCTAGGATTTTTGGCTTTTTACGGGATTTGATGATGGCCAATATTCTAGGGGCTGGGGTGTATAGCGATATTTTCTTTGTGGCTTTCAAATTGCCTAATTTATTCAGGCGTATTTTTGCGGAGGGTTCTTTTTCTCAAAGCTTTTTACCAAGCTTCATACGAAGCTCCATTAAGGGGGGTTTTGCGAGTTTGGTGGGGCTTATTTTTTGCGGCGTTTTATTCATATGGTGCTTGTTAGTAGCGCTCAATCCCTTATGGCTAACCAAACTCCTAGCTTACGGCTTTGATGAAGAGACGCTCAAACTATGCACCCCTATTGTAGCGATCAATTTTTGGTATCTTTTATTGGTGTTTATCACCACTTTTTTAGGCGCGCTTTTACAATACAAACACAGCTTTTTTGCCAGCGCTTATAGCGCAAGCTTACTCAATGTATGCATGATTTTAGCCCTTTTCATTTCTAAAGAAAAAACGCATTTAGAAGCGTTGTATTATTTGAGCTATGGCGTGCTTTTAGGGGGCGTGGCTCAAATTTTATTACACTTTTATCCTTTAATGGAATTAGGCTTATGGGATTTATTGTCTAAAGGGTTGTTGGGTTTTAAGACTAAAAACGCAAACAAAAAAGAATATCGTTTGAATAGGGCTAAAAGGGATCTGAAAGGGTTTTTCAAGCAGTTTTTCCCTAGCGTTTTAGGCAATTCTAGCGCTCAGATCGCTTCTTTTTTAGACACCACGATCGCCTCTTTTTTAGCGAGCGGGAGCGTGTCTTATTTGTATTACGCTAACAGAGTCTTCCAGCTCCCTTTAGCCTTATTTGCTATCGCTATCTCCACAGCCCTTTTCCCTAGCATTGCGATCGCGCTTAAAAATAATCAGCAGGATTTAATCTTACAACGCTTGCAAAAGGCGTGGTTTTTCTTGGTGGGCGTTTTGCTCTTTTGCAGCATTGGGGGGATCATGCTAAGTCAAGAAATCACCGAGCTTTTATTTGAAAGGGGGCAGTTTAGCCCTAAAGACACCTTAATCACTTCGCAAGTCTTTTCGCTCTATCTTTTAGGCTTGCTCCCTTTTGGGCTAACTAAACTCTTTTCTTTATGGCTTTATGCGAAATTAGAGCAAAAAAAAGCGGCTAAAATCTCTTTAATTTCGCTTTTTTTAGGTTTGGTGGCTTCTTTGAGTTTAATGCCTTTGTTAGGGGTTTTGGGTTTAGCGTTAGCGAATAGTTTGAGCGGGTTGTTTTTATTTGTTTTAACGATAAAAGCGTTTGGCTTTCAATTATTCTTGGGTATAATCAAGAATTTAAAATCATGGCTTGTAATCCTTTTCCTCGCTTGCGTGGAAATCTTATTACTCTTAGCGTTCAAATCGTGGGTTACACATTTATATTTATTTTATTATTTTCAAGGTTTTTAA
- the cysS gene encoding cysteine--tRNA ligase → MFIYDTKSKQKVPFEPLVKNKANIYVCGPTVYDDAHLGHARSAIAFDLLRRTLELSGYEVMLVRNFTDIDDKIINKALKENKSIQELSSIYIESYTRDLNALNVKQPSLEPKASEYLDAMVHMIETLLEKNFAYRVSNGDIYLDTSKDKDYGSLSVHNSSMEFSRIGLVQEKRLEQDFVLWKSYKGDNDVGFDSPLGKGRPGWHIECSSMVFETLALANTPYQIDIHAGGADLLFPHHENEACQTRCAFGVEIAKYWMHNGFVNINNEKMSKSLGNSFFIKDALKNYDGEILRNYLLGVHYRSVLNFNEEDLLVSKKRLDKIYRLKQRVLGTLGGINPNFKKEILECMQDDLNVSKALSVLESMLSSTNEKLDQNPKNKALKGEILANLKFIEELLGIGFKDPSAYFQLGVSESEKQEIESKIEERKRAKEQKDFLKADSIREELLKQKIALMDTPQGTIWEKFF, encoded by the coding sequence ATGTTTATTTATGATACCAAATCAAAACAAAAAGTCCCTTTTGAGCCTTTAGTTAAAAATAAGGCGAATATTTATGTGTGCGGGCCTACGGTGTATGATGACGCTCATTTAGGGCATGCCAGGAGCGCGATTGCTTTTGATTTGTTAAGGCGCACGCTTGAGTTGAGCGGCTATGAAGTAATGCTAGTAAGGAATTTCACGGATATTGACGATAAAATCATCAACAAAGCCTTAAAAGAAAACAAAAGCATTCAAGAATTAAGCAGCATTTATATTGAATCTTACACGAGGGATTTAAACGCTTTGAACGTGAAACAACCCAGCCTAGAGCCTAAAGCGAGCGAGTATTTAGACGCTATGGTGCACATGATTGAAACGCTTTTAGAAAAAAATTTCGCTTATAGAGTCTCTAATGGGGATATTTATTTAGACACGAGCAAGGATAAAGATTACGGCTCTTTGAGCGTACATAATAGCAGTATGGAATTTAGCCGTATTGGTTTGGTGCAAGAAAAACGGCTTGAGCAGGATTTTGTGCTATGGAAAAGCTATAAGGGGGATAATGATGTGGGCTTTGATAGCCCTTTAGGCAAAGGGCGCCCTGGCTGGCATATAGAATGCTCTAGCATGGTTTTTGAAACTTTAGCGCTCGCTAACACCCCCTATCAAATTGATATCCATGCTGGCGGAGCGGATTTGTTATTCCCCCACCATGAAAATGAAGCGTGCCAAACCCGTTGTGCCTTTGGCGTGGAGATCGCTAAATACTGGATGCATAACGGCTTTGTGAATATCAATAATGAAAAAATGTCTAAAAGTTTAGGGAATAGCTTTTTTATTAAAGACGCCCTGAAAAACTATGATGGCGAAATTTTGCGCAATTACTTGCTAGGGGTGCATTATCGCTCTGTTTTGAATTTCAATGAAGAAGACTTGTTAGTGAGTAAAAAACGCTTGGATAAAATCTATCGCTTGAAACAGCGCGTTTTAGGGACTTTGGGAGGAATAAATCCAAACTTTAAAAAAGAAATTTTAGAATGCATGCAAGATGATTTGAACGTTTCTAAAGCGTTGAGCGTTTTAGAAAGCATGCTTTCTTCCACTAATGAAAAACTGGATCAAAACCCCAAAAACAAGGCTTTAAAAGGCGAAATTTTAGCGAATTTGAAATTCATAGAAGAACTGCTTGGTATTGGGTTTAAAGACCCTAGTGCGTATTTCCAATTAGGCGTGAGCGAGAGTGAAAAACAAGAAATTGAAAGCAAGATAGAAGAAAGAAAACGCGCCAAAGAGCAAAAAGATTTTTTAAAAGCCGATAGCATCAGAGAAGAGCTTTTGAAACAAAAAATCGCTTTGATGGACACCCCACAAGGCACGATTTGGGAGAAGTTTTTTTAA
- a CDS encoding ABC transporter ATP-binding protein, translated as MVLEVKNLSFKYSQKLILDKLSFSVPKNSITSILAPNGSGKTTLLKCLLGLLKPLEETEIKACNKDILPLKPYEKAKLIAYIPQVEYYAFNFSVLDFVLMGKATHLNLFAMPKAKHIKEATSVLERLDLESLKDQGINDLSGGQRQMVLLARSLLQRTPLLLLDEPTSALDLKNQALFFDAIKDEMKKRELSVLVNIHDPNLVARHSTHVVMLKDKKLFLQASTPIAMTSHNLSALYDTPLEAIWHDNKLVVYAL; from the coding sequence ATGGTCTTAGAAGTTAAAAACCTATCCTTTAAATATTCTCAAAAACTCATTTTGGATAAATTGAGTTTTAGCGTGCCAAAAAACAGCATTACCAGTATATTAGCGCCTAATGGATCGGGTAAAACCACGCTTTTAAAATGCCTTTTAGGGCTTTTGAAGCCTTTAGAAGAAACCGAAATTAAAGCGTGTAACAAAGATATTTTACCCTTAAAGCCTTATGAAAAAGCCAAATTGATCGCTTATATCCCCCAAGTGGAATATTATGCGTTCAATTTCAGCGTGTTGGATTTTGTTTTAATGGGGAAAGCGACGCATTTGAATCTGTTCGCTATGCCTAAAGCCAAGCACATTAAAGAAGCGACTAGCGTTTTAGAGCGCTTGGATTTAGAGTCCTTAAAAGATCAAGGCATTAACGATTTGTCCGGGGGTCAAAGGCAAATGGTGCTTTTAGCCAGAAGCTTGTTGCAAAGAACGCCCTTATTGTTATTAGATGAGCCTACGAGCGCTTTAGATTTAAAAAACCAAGCCCTTTTTTTTGATGCGATTAAAGATGAGATGAAAAAACGAGAATTGAGCGTTTTAGTCAATATCCATGACCCGAATTTGGTTGCCAGGCACTCCACGCATGTGGTCATGCTCAAAGATAAAAAACTTTTTTTGCAAGCTTCCACGCCAATCGCTATGACTTCACACAATTTAAGCGCGCTTTATGACACGCCCTTAGAAGCGATCTGGCATGATAATAAGCTTGTCGTGTATGCGTTGTAG